A genome region from Sporichthyaceae bacterium includes the following:
- a CDS encoding MFS transporter yields MSALEDSVNKPALATHARHPLTRYMAATLTSSMGNTAHTLAAANVFVLAGRPALVPVLMLVSTLCSALFAVVVARFIHEVSPRKSLLFVDGLSGGVVVLLCVAITTSGSPIPCIFAAEVLLTVGSAVYFPASRTFIPHLVDKEALAGANAGLGSVYQFGAVFGGVVGLGVIRLFGPVTGFAVNAVSYLVSFFLIAAIPCPERRVSIRQEEPGGAIRHGGLRALLADADTLTDMAVMISFLCMFEVFNALGPGLTAYHFHRPPSDFGLLQAVFAVGSLLAIPLLPRFTGRHRSAMHLLLPLTGLLVVALAVAGWPIALAMVVVAGITFQGWTSFQTRMQHRLAQGEANRVLALAGGAQKVCTSLTFAAAAVLTQTVGVALGMTIPVLALLLVTLPFGVVAHRRHQHPPIAPSAPEVVEVV; encoded by the coding sequence ATGTCCGCGCTCGAGGACTCGGTGAACAAACCTGCGCTCGCGACGCACGCCAGACACCCGCTCACCCGGTACATGGCGGCGACGCTGACCAGCTCCATGGGGAACACCGCCCATACGCTGGCGGCCGCCAACGTGTTCGTGCTGGCGGGCAGGCCTGCGCTGGTCCCGGTGCTGATGCTCGTCTCGACGTTGTGCTCGGCTCTCTTCGCGGTCGTCGTGGCCCGGTTCATTCACGAGGTGTCGCCGCGCAAGTCGCTGTTGTTCGTCGACGGCCTGTCCGGCGGCGTGGTCGTGCTGCTCTGCGTGGCGATCACGACCTCAGGCAGCCCGATTCCGTGCATCTTCGCCGCCGAGGTGCTGCTGACGGTGGGTTCGGCCGTCTATTTCCCGGCCAGTCGCACTTTCATCCCGCACCTGGTCGACAAGGAGGCGCTGGCCGGCGCGAATGCCGGACTCGGGTCGGTCTACCAGTTCGGTGCGGTGTTCGGGGGAGTGGTCGGGCTCGGCGTGATCCGCCTGTTCGGTCCGGTGACCGGCTTCGCCGTCAACGCGGTGTCCTACCTGGTGTCCTTCTTCCTCATCGCCGCGATCCCGTGCCCGGAGCGACGCGTGTCGATTCGGCAGGAGGAGCCCGGCGGGGCGATACGACATGGCGGACTGCGAGCTCTGCTGGCCGATGCGGACACCCTCACCGACATGGCGGTGATGATCAGTTTCCTCTGCATGTTCGAGGTGTTCAACGCGCTGGGCCCCGGGCTGACGGCCTACCACTTCCACCGTCCGCCGTCGGACTTCGGCCTGCTGCAGGCCGTGTTCGCGGTCGGATCGTTGCTGGCCATCCCGCTGCTGCCGCGGTTCACCGGGCGGCACAGGTCGGCGATGCATCTGCTGCTGCCGCTGACCGGCTTACTGGTCGTCGCCCTGGCGGTCGCCGGGTGGCCGATCGCGCTCGCGATGGTCGTCGTCGCGGGCATCACTTTCCAGGGCTGGACCTCGTTCCAGACCCGCATGCAGCACCGACTGGCGCAGGGCGAGGCGAACCGAGTGCTGGCGTTGGCCGGCGGTGCGCAGAAGGTCTGCACCTCGCTCACATTCGCCGCCGCGGCGGTTCTGACCCAGACGGTGGGTGTCGCGCTCGGCATGACCATCCCGGTTCTGGCACTGCTCCTGGTCACGTTGCCCTTCGGGGTCGTCGCCCACCGTCGGCACCAGCACCCTCCGATCGCCCCGAGCGCCCCTGAGGTGGTGGAGGTGGTCTGA
- a CDS encoding MFS transporter, whose translation MTVLARSDVIEDSDPSGLHRSLRALNWANFFLADLQSGLGPFLGIYLVNLPGWDAEDIGWVLALNGLAGLALSALAGALIDITRRKRLLMATAAGLTSLGTLLITLRPTFPVVAFSQLLTGVAAVVLLPVTAALALGLVGPERYAAQTGRMNAYNHAGNVVGAAVVGVVGYLAGLRFGFLLSALFGVAVVAAVAVIRPGLIRHDVARGLDNQEGPAAQPSKLRTLLRNRSLLAFAAAVCLWQMANAAMLPLASQKFALGNSHQGALFLGALVVVAQATMVPMALLVSRAADRLGRKPLLVLAFLVLPIRGAMLALTRHAGPILAIEVLDGVGAGLLEPLLAIVVADLTRGTGRYNIAFGTVTMIQGIGVALSFSLAGADVVVAGYPAAMFTLAGIASVALLVLLVGVPETARRAEPHRRLISALPNLVR comes from the coding sequence GTGACGGTGTTGGCGCGGTCCGACGTGATTGAGGACAGCGACCCGAGCGGGTTACACCGCTCGCTGCGCGCCCTGAACTGGGCCAACTTTTTCCTCGCCGACCTGCAGTCCGGCCTGGGGCCGTTCCTCGGCATCTACCTGGTCAACCTGCCCGGGTGGGACGCGGAGGACATCGGTTGGGTGCTCGCTCTCAACGGGTTGGCCGGCTTGGCCCTCAGCGCCCTGGCCGGCGCGTTGATCGACATCACCCGGCGCAAACGACTGCTGATGGCGACCGCCGCCGGGCTGACGTCGCTGGGCACGCTCCTGATCACGCTGCGCCCGACCTTTCCGGTGGTGGCGTTCTCCCAGCTCCTGACCGGCGTGGCGGCGGTGGTGCTCCTGCCGGTCACCGCCGCGCTGGCGCTCGGCCTGGTCGGGCCGGAGCGCTACGCCGCGCAGACCGGACGCATGAACGCGTACAACCACGCCGGGAACGTCGTCGGTGCCGCGGTTGTCGGCGTGGTCGGGTACCTGGCCGGTCTGCGGTTCGGGTTCCTCCTGTCGGCCCTGTTCGGCGTGGCTGTGGTGGCGGCCGTGGCGGTGATCCGGCCCGGGTTGATCAGGCACGACGTCGCCCGCGGCCTGGACAACCAGGAAGGCCCGGCGGCGCAACCGTCGAAGCTGCGGACCCTGTTGCGCAACCGGTCCCTGCTGGCCTTCGCGGCGGCCGTTTGCCTCTGGCAGATGGCGAACGCCGCGATGCTGCCGCTGGCCTCGCAGAAGTTCGCGCTCGGGAACAGCCACCAGGGCGCGTTGTTCCTCGGCGCGTTGGTCGTGGTGGCGCAGGCCACGATGGTCCCGATGGCGCTGCTGGTGTCCCGAGCGGCTGACCGGTTGGGACGCAAACCCCTGCTGGTGCTGGCATTTCTCGTCCTGCCGATCCGCGGGGCGATGCTGGCCCTGACCAGGCACGCCGGACCGATCCTGGCGATCGAGGTGCTGGACGGGGTCGGCGCCGGGCTGTTGGAGCCGCTGCTGGCGATCGTGGTGGCGGACCTGACCCGGGGCACCGGCCGGTACAACATCGCGTTCGGCACCGTGACCATGATCCAGGGAATCGGGGTAGCCCTCAGCTTCAGCCTGGCCGGTGCCGACGTGGTGGTGGCCGGCTACCCGGCCGCCATGTTCACCCTGGCCGGGATCGCGTCGGTGGCGTTGCTGGTGCTACTGGTCGGCGTCCCGGAAACCGCGCGGCGGGCTGAACCGCACCGCCGGCTCATCTCGGCCCTGCCGAACCTGGTGCGGTGA
- a CDS encoding carboxymuconolactone decarboxylase family protein, with the protein MDSAPPRIVPLQPPHSPELDAALQRWMPPNSGSEPLALFRVLARHEELFSRARPLGAGILGSHTLSARLRELLILRTCALTGAEYEWGVHAVAFASAVGLSQRQLVATTDAGRDDPAQGEALWDDAECAVLRLAEELHDTSAISDALFAELERHFTHEQIIELCLAAGWYHAISYVIHAARLPRELWAIPFPAAAGENSAPARRSGGVTTRCDS; encoded by the coding sequence ATGGACTCGGCGCCACCGCGGATCGTCCCGCTGCAGCCCCCGCACTCACCGGAGTTGGATGCTGCACTGCAGCGGTGGATGCCGCCCAACAGCGGCAGCGAACCGCTGGCACTGTTCCGGGTCCTCGCCCGCCACGAGGAGCTCTTCTCCCGTGCCCGGCCACTCGGTGCCGGGATACTCGGAAGCCACACCCTGTCGGCCAGGTTGCGCGAGCTGCTGATCCTGCGCACCTGCGCGCTGACCGGGGCGGAGTACGAGTGGGGCGTGCACGCGGTCGCGTTCGCTTCCGCCGTCGGACTCTCGCAGCGACAACTGGTCGCGACGACGGACGCCGGTCGCGACGATCCGGCACAGGGCGAGGCGCTCTGGGACGACGCCGAGTGCGCGGTGCTTCGACTGGCGGAAGAACTGCACGACACCAGTGCCATTTCCGACGCGCTGTTCGCCGAGCTCGAGCGGCACTTCACCCACGAGCAGATCATCGAACTCTGCCTCGCTGCCGGGTGGTACCACGCCATCTCCTACGTCATCCACGCCGCACGGCTGCCGCGGGAACTCTGGGCGATCCCGTTCCCGGCCGCAGCCGGCGAGAACTCCGCCCCAGCGCGGCGCTCAGGTGGGGTGACCACTCGATGTGACTCTTAG
- a CDS encoding helix-turn-helix domain-containing protein, whose amino-acid sequence MGDRLQPGRPVRGSTSGEPVMALLDLLGRRWTLRVIWELRAQPVNFRGLQSCCGGVSSSVLNTRLAELRAAGAVTSTEDGYLLTQEGRALLELYPPLQAWADRWAEREGAETSGRRRAARGAGPAG is encoded by the coding sequence GTGGGCGACCGTCTCCAGCCGGGCCGGCCGGTTCGCGGCTCGACCAGCGGCGAACCGGTCATGGCGCTGCTCGACCTGCTGGGCCGCCGTTGGACGCTGCGGGTCATCTGGGAACTGCGGGCGCAACCCGTGAACTTCCGCGGGCTGCAGTCATGCTGCGGCGGAGTGAGTTCGTCGGTGCTCAATACCCGACTGGCGGAGTTGCGCGCCGCCGGCGCGGTGACCTCGACCGAGGACGGCTACCTACTCACGCAGGAGGGCCGGGCGCTGCTGGAGCTGTACCCGCCGCTGCAGGCCTGGGCGGATCGGTGGGCCGAACGGGAAGGCGCGGAAACCTCCGGCCGACGCCGAGCCGCCCGGGGTGCCGGTCCGGCGGGATAA